A region from the Phycisphaerales bacterium genome encodes:
- a CDS encoding amidohydrolase family protein, with protein MGEGNVCPVCGQVIMSGIDRLRYASGLAPRSSLVESSSEVVPHTYVVDSINFRSPDFDRLVRGGVTTVFAAPDSAAVIGPRGAVVRTAGPIKSRVMQDSGDVLASFGSDSFRFGGGNQSPFGTYVTNRTRRPNSRMGVAWVFRKAFYDAEKHAAGQPVTGADQPPVEAFESLSAVREGQMPLRIKARLQRDIETAYRLADEFGLKFTLVEATEAYKCMSAITAHHAPVIFGPIYVDPTGVRAFSEETRESRLSTIKMLFDAGLEPAITAMDLREEDGLARQAMYAMRAGLSFDEALKAVTLTPAKMLGIADEVGSIEVGKRGDLVVWNGAPFASTSRPVAVVMDGKLVYDAR; from the coding sequence ATGGGCGAAGGCAACGTATGCCCCGTGTGCGGCCAGGTCATCATGTCGGGCATCGATCGGCTTCGCTATGCCTCCGGCCTGGCGCCGCGCAGTTCGCTCGTCGAGTCGTCATCCGAAGTGGTGCCGCATACTTATGTGGTGGATTCGATCAACTTCCGCTCGCCGGACTTCGATCGGCTGGTGCGAGGCGGCGTGACGACGGTGTTTGCAGCGCCGGATTCGGCGGCGGTCATCGGGCCTCGCGGCGCCGTCGTGCGCACGGCCGGGCCGATCAAGAGCCGCGTCATGCAGGATTCTGGTGATGTGCTCGCGTCGTTCGGCTCCGATTCCTTCCGATTCGGCGGCGGCAACCAGAGTCCCTTCGGCACCTACGTGACCAACCGCACCCGCCGGCCCAATTCGCGCATGGGTGTGGCCTGGGTGTTCCGCAAGGCCTTCTACGACGCCGAAAAGCACGCGGCCGGCCAGCCTGTAACCGGCGCCGACCAGCCTCCCGTCGAGGCGTTCGAATCGCTCAGCGCCGTTCGCGAAGGACAGATGCCGCTGCGCATCAAGGCCCGCCTGCAGCGCGACATCGAGACGGCGTACCGGCTGGCGGATGAGTTCGGCCTGAAGTTCACGCTCGTCGAAGCGACGGAAGCGTACAAGTGCATGTCGGCTATCACGGCGCATCACGCGCCGGTCATCTTCGGCCCGATCTACGTCGATCCGACCGGCGTGCGGGCGTTTTCAGAGGAAACTCGCGAGTCGCGCCTGTCCACGATCAAGATGCTGTTCGACGCCGGGCTCGAGCCGGCGATCACGGCCATGGACCTGCGCGAAGAGGACGGCCTGGCCCGGCAGGCGATGTACGCCATGCGCGCCGGCCTGAGCTTCGACGAGGCGCTCAAGGCGGTGACGCTGACGCCCGCGAAGATGCTCGGCATCGCCGACGAAGTCGGATCGATCGAAGTCGGCAAGCGCGGCGACCTGGTGGTGTGGAACGGCGCGCCGTTTGCATCAACCTCGCGCCCGGTGGCGGTGGTGATGGATGGGAAACTGGTCTACGACGCCCGCTGA
- a CDS encoding amidohydrolase family protein translates to MKDVTVVIADGRIERVVQGPAEVKTDRQYRFEAGVICPGLIDLASTLGVAGTSGTQRTAVEPEMSVVEALDAYAPALLEANRCGVTSVMIAPPSAGFILGACATVRTAAPQGVERIIRADGPLAITLGSSSWDPELGMSSRAGVLQQLRDELRSARSAGGASRLARAARGELDVIVDAETAEDVDAAIQLWGQFGVTPTIHHNADLVETADELAESGGVVVVGPYTFSSDIRLLSGPAMAGKAGCEVAFRGGLPFLEADALRVTAALAVRYGLDPAAARRGLTINAARAAGLGNRVGALTPGSDADIVIFSDDPLRLDARVLEVWVGGSRVHHAQPASSEEEDAWKAW, encoded by the coding sequence ATGAAGGATGTCACCGTCGTCATCGCCGACGGCCGCATCGAACGCGTCGTGCAGGGACCGGCCGAAGTGAAGACGGACCGGCAGTACCGCTTTGAAGCCGGCGTGATCTGCCCGGGCCTGATCGATCTGGCTTCGACGCTTGGCGTCGCCGGCACAAGCGGCACGCAGCGAACGGCTGTCGAACCGGAAATGTCAGTTGTCGAAGCGCTTGATGCTTACGCGCCGGCGCTGCTTGAGGCGAACCGGTGCGGCGTGACGTCGGTGATGATCGCGCCCCCGAGCGCCGGATTCATCTTGGGCGCGTGCGCGACGGTGCGGACTGCGGCGCCGCAGGGCGTCGAGCGCATCATCCGCGCCGATGGGCCGCTGGCGATCACGTTGGGCTCGAGTTCGTGGGACCCGGAACTGGGCATGTCCTCGCGGGCCGGCGTGTTGCAGCAACTGCGTGATGAACTGCGCAGCGCGCGGTCGGCCGGCGGGGCGTCGCGCCTGGCGCGAGCCGCGCGCGGCGAACTGGACGTGATCGTGGACGCCGAGACGGCGGAAGATGTCGATGCCGCGATTCAACTGTGGGGGCAGTTTGGCGTTACGCCCACGATTCACCACAATGCCGACCTCGTGGAAACCGCCGATGAACTGGCGGAAAGCGGCGGCGTGGTCGTCGTCGGCCCGTACACTTTCTCATCGGACATTCGGCTGCTCAGCGGGCCGGCGATGGCAGGCAAAGCCGGCTGCGAAGTTGCGTTCCGCGGCGGCCTGCCATTTCTTGAAGCGGATGCGCTCCGCGTGACCGCCGCCTTGGCCGTGCGCTACGGGCTCGATCCCGCGGCGGCGCGGCGTGGTCTGACGATCAACGCGGCGCGGGCGGCAGGACTTGGAAATCGCGTCGGCGCCCTCACGCCGGGTTCCGATGCAGACATTGTGATCTTCTCTGACGATCCACTGCGACTCGATGCGCGAGTCCTCGAAGTGTGGGTCGGCGGAAGTCGCGTCCACCATGCTCAGCCTGCGTCCTCTGAAGAAGAAGACGCGTGGAAGGCCTGGTGA
- a CDS encoding amidohydrolase family protein → MLATFDRVNAGAGCASPGDACRAGRLALRAGVGGTLAIHLAVSAAALGQPAFLQQRATVLEHAILLHADGGLTEDAMVVLRGEVIEHVGRSIEVEGRATRVDCAGAFITPGLIDVCSGLGMTGTSSGSAASRALDAFDRYDSDSIREAFRNGVTLLYLPATGSSGIVGTGAIVRLAPGETGGWAGQAVEEQAALCINLGSGDSALRRLSTLDAIRRQFKDAKTYRESLETYEEDLKEYEQKIKERAEKQAKEGDKPTEGEKPKEEPKPAEPPKDGAKPGEGEKTDEKKDEITKPKKPSPDAGAEIVLKAIDREMKVRIVADRSADILNAIQLAEEFNLDAIIEGGAEAHLVADELAAAKIPVVLGSLLGPGVFQDTPSRRQTDDGAAILTDAGVQWAVGSGARDGMSGRFVLLNAQMLAAHADDVNPLALVTRDAAEFLGVGDRYGRLAPRRAADVVVWTGHPLEAGSRVSRVYVGGRLVYRDDASSSADEGGEQ, encoded by the coding sequence ATGCTCGCGACGTTTGATCGTGTAAACGCCGGCGCGGGGTGCGCTTCGCCTGGTGACGCTTGCCGTGCCGGTCGATTGGCCCTGCGGGCGGGCGTGGGTGGGACTCTGGCGATCCATCTGGCGGTCTCGGCGGCGGCCTTGGGCCAGCCGGCGTTTCTCCAGCAGCGGGCCACGGTGCTCGAACACGCCATACTGCTCCACGCCGACGGCGGGCTGACTGAAGACGCCATGGTGGTGCTGCGCGGCGAGGTGATCGAGCACGTCGGCCGCAGCATCGAAGTCGAGGGCCGGGCCACGCGCGTGGATTGCGCGGGCGCCTTCATCACGCCCGGGCTCATCGATGTCTGCAGCGGCCTCGGGATGACGGGCACCAGCAGCGGCAGCGCGGCGAGCCGGGCCCTGGATGCGTTCGACCGCTACGACTCCGACTCGATCCGTGAGGCGTTCCGCAATGGCGTGACGCTGCTCTATCTGCCTGCGACCGGTTCAAGCGGCATCGTCGGCACGGGGGCCATCGTGCGCCTGGCGCCGGGCGAGACGGGCGGCTGGGCCGGGCAGGCCGTCGAAGAGCAGGCGGCGCTGTGCATCAACCTTGGATCTGGCGACAGCGCGCTGCGGCGGCTCTCGACGTTGGACGCGATCCGGCGGCAGTTCAAAGACGCCAAAACCTACCGCGAGTCGCTCGAAACCTATGAAGAGGATCTGAAGGAGTACGAGCAGAAGATCAAGGAGCGTGCCGAGAAGCAGGCCAAGGAAGGCGACAAACCAACGGAGGGCGAGAAGCCCAAGGAAGAGCCCAAGCCCGCCGAGCCGCCCAAAGACGGCGCCAAGCCGGGAGAAGGCGAAAAGACTGACGAGAAGAAGGACGAGATCACCAAGCCCAAAAAGCCGTCGCCTGATGCCGGGGCCGAAATCGTGCTCAAGGCGATCGACCGGGAGATGAAAGTCCGCATCGTCGCCGATCGCAGCGCGGACATTCTCAACGCGATCCAGCTGGCGGAGGAGTTCAACCTCGACGCGATCATCGAAGGCGGCGCGGAAGCGCACCTGGTTGCAGATGAACTCGCCGCGGCGAAGATTCCCGTCGTGCTTGGTTCACTGCTGGGGCCGGGCGTGTTTCAGGACACCCCGTCTCGCCGGCAGACCGACGACGGCGCTGCGATTCTGACTGATGCCGGCGTGCAGTGGGCGGTCGGCTCGGGTGCCCGGGACGGCATGAGCGGCCGCTTTGTGCTTCTCAATGCGCAGATGCTCGCGGCCCACGCGGATGATGTGAACCCGCTGGCGCTGGTGACGCGCGATGCGGCGGAGTTCCTCGGCGTGGGCGATCGCTACGGCCGCCTGGCGCCGCGCAGGGCGGCGGATGTTGTCGTCTGGACGGGTCATCCGCTCGAGGCGGGCTCGCGCGTGTCGCGAGTGTACGTGGGCGGGCGGCTGGTGTATCGCGACGACGCGTCGTCGAGTGCCGACGAAGGGGGTGAGCAATGA
- a CDS encoding protein kinase yields MRGKPPQIKAFNLRPGRVIGAKYVVESRLGGGWEGEVYKVVERRTGIHRAAKLFFPQRNVNDRAVTFYAKKLERLNKCSIVIQYHHSEVFRYRDLAITCLISEYVDGELLCDFVARQPRKRLPPFEALHLIYALARGLEEVHNLREYHGDLHDGNVMVRRQGIFFEVKIVDFFHWGKPTPTHFKEDVQNLVRLLYDAVGGREQYAKQPPEIKAICRGLRNDLIARAFPTARHLREFLETFVWQS; encoded by the coding sequence ATGCGTGGCAAGCCTCCGCAGATCAAGGCCTTCAACCTCCGACCCGGCCGCGTCATCGGCGCCAAGTACGTCGTTGAGTCGCGCCTCGGCGGCGGTTGGGAAGGCGAGGTCTACAAGGTCGTCGAGCGGCGCACCGGCATCCATCGCGCCGCCAAACTCTTCTTTCCGCAGCGCAACGTCAACGACCGGGCCGTTACGTTCTACGCCAAGAAACTCGAGCGCCTCAACAAGTGCAGCATCGTCATCCAGTACCACCACTCCGAAGTGTTCCGCTATCGCGACCTGGCGATCACGTGCCTGATCTCGGAATACGTGGATGGCGAACTGCTGTGCGATTTCGTCGCCCGGCAGCCGCGCAAGCGCCTGCCGCCCTTTGAAGCGCTGCATCTCATCTACGCGCTGGCGCGCGGGCTCGAAGAAGTGCATAATCTGCGCGAGTACCACGGCGACCTGCACGATGGCAACGTGATGGTCCGCCGGCAGGGGATCTTCTTCGAAGTGAAGATCGTGGACTTTTTCCACTGGGGCAAGCCCACGCCCACGCACTTCAAGGAAGACGTGCAGAACCTCGTGCGCCTGCTCTACGACGCCGTGGGCGGGCGAGAGCAGTACGCCAAACAGCCGCCGGAGATCAAGGCCATCTGCCGGGGCCTGCGCAACGACCTCATCGCCCGAGCGTTTCCGACCGCCCGCCACCTGCGCGAGTTCCTCGAGACGTTTGTGTGGCAGTCGTAG
- a CDS encoding protein phosphatase 2C domain-containing protein, with amino-acid sequence MNPNTPHLVLSRTNTPETAGAPLSHGQVQYASVRSPGKATDNEDALAILPVDRQRSVLAVADGVGGRTGGADAAELTLEVLARSVAAVGEDESALRTAILNGIEAAQAAVLALGIGAATTLALVEIDGNLVRPYHIGDSEILVIGQRGKIHFQSISHSMVAYAVEAGMLCPDEAVHHKDRHIISNAIGLTDMRIEIGPAIRLQARDTVLLATDGLFDNLYPAEVIERVRRGPLDRAVAALAELALSRMMEPGANMPSKPDDLTLIAFRQQT; translated from the coding sequence ATGAACCCCAATACCCCGCATCTGGTCCTGAGCCGGACCAACACGCCCGAGACCGCCGGCGCACCGCTCTCGCACGGCCAGGTGCAGTACGCCAGCGTCCGAAGCCCCGGTAAGGCCACGGACAACGAGGATGCGCTGGCGATCCTGCCGGTCGACAGGCAGCGGTCGGTGCTCGCCGTGGCCGACGGCGTGGGCGGGCGGACCGGCGGCGCCGACGCCGCCGAACTCACGCTCGAAGTGCTCGCGAGGTCGGTGGCGGCCGTGGGCGAGGACGAATCCGCCTTGCGCACCGCGATTCTCAACGGCATCGAAGCCGCCCAGGCCGCCGTGCTTGCCCTGGGCATCGGTGCCGCGACGACCCTGGCGCTGGTCGAGATAGACGGCAATCTCGTGCGGCCGTACCACATCGGCGATTCGGAGATTCTCGTCATCGGGCAGCGCGGCAAGATCCACTTCCAGAGCATCAGCCATTCCATGGTGGCCTACGCCGTTGAAGCCGGGATGCTCTGCCCCGATGAGGCCGTACACCACAAGGACCGGCACATCATCTCCAACGCCATTGGCCTCACCGACATGCGCATCGAGATCGGCCCGGCGATCCGCCTGCAGGCCCGGGACACGGTGCTGCTGGCGACGGATGGCTTGTTTGACAACCTGTACCCCGCGGAGGTTATCGAGCGGGTCCGGCGGGGTCCGCTCGACAGGGCGGTGGCCGCGCTGGCGGAGCTGGCCCTGAGCCGGATGATGGAGCCGGGGGCGAACATGCCCAGCAAGCCCGATGACCTGACGCTCATCGCTTTCCGCCAGCAGACCTGA
- a CDS encoding CPBP family intramembrane metalloprotease — protein sequence MAHPRAFRRRALALVEVLAAFALVHLAFRSFMKFTELGRAELSAGLNYSPGLAMVLVTVVMLLLHRRRPAAWGLTPRPLPLNLGAGVLSFVLLAAAGGVLMACGFALRPANLTAAGASLIAAVNVVVTVFVLWLLRRQHHSGPRLLAGASAVIALAVVAAPLALAAWRDESIAEVSLHMGWRLIGAALGEEVFFRGYVQSRLNEAFGRPWQVLGTRFGVGLVVASLLFGLIHALNPVDYFAGSFHFAWWHGLTTAVAPFGWLRERTGSVGAAVVLHALLDLAAMLV from the coding sequence GTGGCTCACCCGCGTGCATTTCGACGCCGGGCTCTGGCGCTGGTCGAAGTGCTCGCCGCGTTCGCGCTAGTGCACCTCGCGTTCCGCTCATTCATGAAGTTCACCGAACTCGGCAGGGCTGAATTGAGCGCCGGGCTCAACTACTCACCCGGCCTGGCCATGGTGCTTGTGACTGTCGTCATGCTGTTGCTGCATCGGCGCCGACCGGCCGCCTGGGGCTTGACGCCGCGCCCCTTGCCGCTGAACCTGGGTGCGGGCGTGCTCTCGTTCGTGCTTCTGGCCGCAGCGGGCGGGGTGCTCATGGCGTGTGGCTTCGCGCTGCGGCCGGCGAATCTCACCGCCGCCGGCGCGAGTCTGATCGCCGCGGTGAACGTCGTGGTCACCGTATTCGTGCTGTGGCTGCTTCGCCGCCAGCACCACAGCGGACCGCGGCTGCTCGCAGGGGCCAGCGCCGTCATTGCACTGGCCGTCGTGGCGGCTCCGCTGGCCCTCGCGGCTTGGCGCGATGAATCGATTGCCGAGGTTTCGCTGCACATGGGCTGGCGCCTCATCGGCGCGGCTCTCGGCGAGGAGGTCTTCTTTCGCGGCTACGTCCAGTCGCGGCTCAACGAGGCGTTCGGCCGGCCGTGGCAGGTGTTGGGCACGCGCTTTGGCGTCGGGCTGGTCGTCGCTTCGCTGCTGTTCGGGCTGATCCACGCGCTGAACCCGGTTGACTATTTCGCCGGCTCATTTCACTTTGCCTGGTGGCACGGGCTGACAACCGCCGTGGCTCCGTTCGGCTGGCTGCGCGAGCGGACGGGCAGCGTCGGCGCGGCGGTGGTTCTTCACGCGCTGCTTGATCTCGCGGCGATGCTGGTCTGA